Proteins encoded by one window of Serratia nevei:
- a CDS encoding phosphoadenylyl-sulfate reductase, with amino-acid sequence MAEFDLAALNALPKSGQALALAVVNGQLETLSAEQRVAWALEHLPGEFVLSSSFGIQAAVCLHLVTRIRPDIPVILTDTGYLFPETYRFIDQLTDQLKLNLQVFRAEQSPAWQEARYGKLWEQGVEGIEKYNQINKVEPMNRALETLGAQSWFAGLRREQSGSRANLPVLAVQRGVFKILPIIDWDNRKIYQYLTEHGLNYHPLWEQGYLSVGDTHTTQKWEPGMSEEETRFFGLKRECGLHEG; translated from the coding sequence ATGGCTGAATTCGATCTGGCGGCGCTGAACGCGTTGCCCAAATCCGGGCAGGCGCTGGCATTGGCGGTGGTCAACGGCCAACTGGAGACCCTCAGCGCCGAACAGCGCGTTGCATGGGCGCTGGAGCATCTGCCCGGCGAGTTCGTACTCTCGTCCAGTTTCGGCATTCAGGCGGCGGTGTGTCTGCACCTGGTGACGCGCATCCGGCCGGATATCCCGGTGATCCTGACCGACACCGGTTACCTGTTCCCGGAAACCTACCGCTTTATCGATCAACTGACCGACCAGCTGAAGCTGAATCTGCAGGTGTTCCGCGCCGAACAGTCTCCCGCCTGGCAAGAGGCGCGCTACGGCAAGCTGTGGGAACAGGGCGTGGAAGGGATTGAAAAGTACAACCAGATCAACAAGGTTGAGCCGATGAACCGCGCGCTGGAGACGCTGGGGGCACAGAGCTGGTTCGCCGGCCTGCGGCGCGAGCAGTCCGGCAGCCGCGCCAATCTGCCGGTGCTGGCGGTGCAGCGCGGGGTGTTCAAGATCCTGCCGATCATCGACTGGGACAACCGCAAGATTTACCAGTATCTGACCGAGCACGGGCTGAACTATCACCCGCTGTGGGAGCAGGGTTACCTGTCGGTAGGCGATACCCATACCACCCAGAAGTGGGAGCCGGGCATGAGCGAGGAAGAGACGCGTTTCTTCGGGCTGAAGCGCGAGTGCGGCCTGCACGAAGGCTAA